The DNA segment TGCCCGCGTGCGCGGCCATGGCCGCCGCCGTGGCCGTGGTTGAGAGGATGCTCTCGTGAGGCAGCACTGGTTCCTGCCGGAGACCCCCGACGTGCAGGCGACCCTGCTCGAGCAGGCCGACGTCACGATCTCGGGCGGGCTGGCCTTCGCGGCGTGGGCCGACGGCGACGCCGCGCAGGAGGCGACCGTGCGCGCCGCCGAGCACGAGGCGGACGCGGTCCGTCGACGGCTGACCCGTCAGCTGCGCGAGGCGTTCAGCACCCCGCTGGACCAGGAGGACCTGTTCGCGCTGTCCGAGAACCTCGACGCGGTGCTGAACGCCATCAAGAACCTCGTGCGCGAGGCGGACGTCCTCGAGGTGGCGCCCGACGAGGCCGTGGCGACGATGGCCGGCCAGCTGCTGGACGGCCTGCGACACCTGCGCGCCGCGTTCGAGGTGCTGACCAG comes from the Actinomycetes bacterium genome and includes:
- a CDS encoding DUF47 family protein, giving the protein MRQHWFLPETPDVQATLLEQADVTISGGLAFAAWADGDAAQEATVRAAEHEADAVRRRLTRQLREAFSTPLDQEDLFALSENLDAVLNAIKNLVREADVLEVAPDEAVATMAGQLLDGLRHLRAAFEVLTSDADAATREADEAVSCERAMEKSYRTAMRELLALEDLRLVVARRELYRRLLEAGERLAAVAERVWYAVVKEA